DNA from Sphingomonas psychrotolerans:
CGGCCCGTTCGCTGCCGAGCGCCCTCGTCATCATGCCGGCGATTTGCGGGCGGGGATCGAACACGACGCTGGAGCGGCCCCGCGCCTTGAACACGAAATCGTCGAGCACCTGGTCGACCTCGGCCTCGCTGACGTCCGCCACGGTGAACATCGCCTTGCCGAGATCGCGGACCTCGTCGGGATCGAGCTTCTGGAGGATCGCCGCGGCTTCCTCCTCGCCGACCAGCATCATCAGCACCGCGGCACGCTCGACGCCGTTGAAGCTGCGCAGCGCGTTCATGCCGCGTCCGCCTTGATCATGTCGCGGACCGCCAGCGCGGCCCGCGCCGGATTTTCGCGGGTGAAACCGCGGACCAGCCCGACGCGATCGTCATAGCTGTTGCCACGGTCCTCGAGCATGTCGATCGACACGCTGGGGACCGCTGCGGGAACGCCCTCGCCATTGGGATTGCCGATCGGCAGGCCGGGGCGCTGGGTGGCGTCATCGCGCTTCTTGAGCAGCGCCCTGGTGAGCGGGCGTACGCCAAGAAACAGGACAAGCAAGGCAATCACCAAAGCGGTGGTGTTGCGCGCGGCCATCGGCACCCATTCGGCCTCGTACCAGGCGGCCCCCGTCTTGCCGGCATCGGCGGCGGCGCTGAACTTGCGGCTGACCACGGTGACCTGGTCCTGCCGCTGGGCGTTATAGCCGACGGTGGCGCGGACCAGCTCGTTGATCTGGTTGATCTCGGCAATGCCGCGCGGCTTGCCCGGCTCCTCGCGCAACAGCACCGCGACCGACAGCCGGCGTACATTGCCGGGGGTGGCGCGCGTGACCGAGATTTCCTTGCCGGTCTCATAGGTGCGCGTGAAGCTGTCACTCTGCCTCGTCTGCGGCGGCGGCGCAGGCGCGGTCGGTGTCGCCGAAGCCGTGGCGCCGCCCGCATTGGGCGCCACCAGGGTGCTCGCCGGCGGCGGCGTGTTCGACAGCGTGCCAGGGATGCCGCCGGGCGCCTGGCCGTCCTTCGAGGTGCCGGTCCATGCGCCCTGCTCGGCGCGCATCACCTGACCCTGCTTGTCATAGCTTTCGCGGGTGGCCTGACTTTCGTCGAGATCGACATCGGCTTGCACCTCCGCCGTGAAATTGCCGACGCCGATCATCGGCGTGAGCAATTGCGCGAGTTGTTCGCGATATTTGTCCTCGACGCGGCGCTGGAAGTCGATGCGGGTGTCGCCGGCGCTGGCGCCGTCCTTGCCGCCCGATTTGGACAGAAGCGCGCCCATCTGGTCGACGATCGTCACTGCATCGGGCTGCATGCCCGGCACCGACGAGGCGACGAGATTGACGATTGCGCGGATCTGCGCGTCGGCCAGCGCACGGCCCGGCTGGAGCTTGAGGATGACGCTGGCCGAAGGCGCGGCGCGATCGCGG
Protein-coding regions in this window:
- the fliF gene encoding flagellar basal-body MS-ring/collar protein FliF, with protein sequence MSNTLTPTTTAGTPARGPLQQLTGLLGQPAVKRSLPFVFLVGLVLAGFLAWSMVSTSPQRILFANVGDADKAAISSALQGASIANSIDASGSITVAEDDYHKARMLLASEGLPKAAPGGYAILDNLPMGVSRAVEGERMRQARETELARSIQEIDAVAEARVHLATPEASAFVRDRAAPSASVILKLQPGRALADAQIRAIVNLVASSVPGMQPDAVTIVDQMGALLSKSGGKDGASAGDTRIDFQRRVEDKYREQLAQLLTPMIGVGNFTAEVQADVDLDESQATRESYDKQGQVMRAEQGAWTGTSKDGQAPGGIPGTLSNTPPPASTLVAPNAGGATASATPTAPAPPPQTRQSDSFTRTYETGKEISVTRATPGNVRRLSVAVLLREEPGKPRGIAEINQINELVRATVGYNAQRQDQVTVVSRKFSAAADAGKTGAAWYEAEWVPMAARNTTALVIALLVLFLGVRPLTRALLKKRDDATQRPGLPIGNPNGEGVPAAVPSVSIDMLEDRGNSYDDRVGLVRGFTRENPARAALAVRDMIKADAA